In Oncorhynchus clarkii lewisi isolate Uvic-CL-2024 chromosome 24, UVic_Ocla_1.0, whole genome shotgun sequence, one DNA window encodes the following:
- the LOC139382904 gene encoding olfactory receptor 4D1-like, whose amino-acid sequence MDDFSNVSSVLTLEGFNLSPESAFSAFIFATLSYMVILFCNLVLILTIILNRSLHQPMYLLLLNLPINDLIGSTALFTQLIKELLLDTRTIQYSACVAQAFFIHVLVMGAVFILTVMAYDRYIAICCPLRYNTFMTNAHLRKIVTLLWMCDLILIGVLFFLLLQLPRCRSLMSHSYCDNPSLLKLVCGNTAINNIYGLFITALLQVIVVSTILYTYVQILVTCFRNKGSADTKSKALQTCATHLIVFLLLLRVFRASHFISYRLSQFPPQLRRLMEVSTFIFPPTLNPIIYGLRTKDIRVKAMHFLRTKIFPS is encoded by the coding sequence ATGGATGACTTCTCAAATGTGTCTTCTGTTTTGACACTAGAAGGCTTCAATCTCTCCCCTGAAAGTGCATTTTCCGCATTTATTTTCGCCACACTGAGCTATATGGTCATTCTCTTCTGTAATCTGGTCCTGATTCTCACCATCATCCTAAATAGGAGTCTCCACCAGCCCATGTACCTTCTGCTGCTAAATCTACCCATCAATGACCTTATAGGCTCCACGGCACTCTTTACACAGCTCATCAAAGAGCTTTTACTTGACACAAGGACCATTCAATACTCTGCTTGTGTCGCACAAGCTTTCTTTATTCATGTCCTTGTAATGGGAGCTGTGTTCATTCTGACTGTTATGGCGTATGACAGATACATTGCCATATGTTGCCCTTTGAGGTACAACACATTTATGACCAATGCTCATCTCAGGAAAATCGTCACACTGCTATGGATGTGTGACTTGATTTTGATTGGAGTGCTCTTTTTCCTGCTGCTTCAATTACCACGCTGCAGATCTCTGATGTCACACTCATACTGTGACAATCCCTCCCTGTTGAAACTGGTCTGTGGTAACACAGCCATCAATAACATCTATGGACTCTTTATTACTGCCCTCTTGCAGGTCATAGTTGTTTCTACCATTCTCTACACTTACGTTCAGATACTTGTCACCTGTTTTAGAAACAAAGGATCAGCTGACACTAAAAGCAAAGCTCTGCAGACTTGTGCTACACATTTAATAGTTTTTCTCCTCTTACTTAGAGTGTTTAGGGCTTCTCACTTTATTTCATACAGACTGAGCCAATTTCCCCCGCAGTTACGGAGACTCATGGAAGTTTCCACATTCATTTTCCCCCCAACTTTAAATCCAATCATATATGGTCTTAGAACAAAGGATATCAGAGTAAAAGCAATGCATTTCTTGCGGACAAAGATCTTTCCATCCTAG